In Lotus japonicus ecotype B-129 chromosome 5, LjGifu_v1.2, one genomic interval encodes:
- the LOC130721190 gene encoding transcription factor bHLH94-like, which translates to MCLPEAERNREMALEAVVYDPQAQDPFGYGFKDLYNCNFLADTTNWGYEKLNLEKDDKQIENYPYGDWSSSTTSSMLPHMNELQETTDPSNTSNFASARPKRRRARSRKNKEEIENQRMTHIAVERNRRKQMNEYLSVLRSLMPESYIQRGDQASIIGGAINFVRELEQRLQFLGAKKESEGKSENEAATASMPFSEFFSFPQYSTSASGCDDSAAIGEHVGGVQSGIADIEVTMVESHANLKIRSKKRPKQLLKMVTGLHTMRLTILHMNVTTTGEIVLYCLSVKVEEDCKLGSVDDIAAAVYQMLDRIHQEAMLN; encoded by the exons ATGTGTTTGCCTGAGGCAGAGAGAAACAGAGAGATGGCACTAGAAGCAGTGGTGTATGATCCACAAGCACAAGACCCTTTTGGTTATGGATTCAAAGACTTGTACAACTGCAACTTTCTGGCTGATACTACCAACTGGGGCTATGAAAAACTCAACCTTGAGAAAGATGATAAGCAAATAGAGAATTACCCTTATGGAGATTGGAGTAGCTCCACCACCTCTTCAATGTTACCCCACATGAATGAGCTTCAAGAAACCACTGACCCCAGCAACACTTCAAATTTTGCTTCAGCTAGGCCTAAGAGGCGCAGAGCCAGAAGTAGaaagaacaaggaagaaattGAGAACCAGAGAATGACTCACATTGCTGTGGAGCGAAATAGAAGAAAGCAGATGAATGAGTATCTCTCTGTTCTTCGCTCTCTCATGCCAGAATCATACATCCAAAGG GGTGATCAAGCTTCTATAATTGGAGGGGCTATTAACTTTGTTAGAGAGCTTGAGCAGAGGTTGCAATTTCTTGGTGCTAAGAAAGAATCAGAGGGGAAATCTGAGAATGAAGCTGCAACTGCAAGCATGCCTTTTTCTGAGTTCTTCTCTTTTCCCCAATACTCAACAAGTGCTAGTGGTTGTGATGATTCTGCAGCCATAGGTGAGCATGTTGGTGGGGTTCAATCTGGCATTGCTGATATAGAAGTGACAATGGTGGAAAGCCATGCAAATCTCAAAATAAGATCCAAGAAGCGCCCAAAGCAGCTCTTAAAGATGGTCACTGGTTTGCATACTATGCGCCTCACAATCTTGCACATGAATGTGACAACAACTGGTGAAATTGTCCTCTACTGTCTCAGTGTTAAG